In the genome of Pseudanabaena mucicola str. Chao 1806, the window ACTGTTTGCGATCCTGCTTGTGGGAGTGGGCATATTTTGGTGTATGCCTTTGATTTGTTGTTTGAGATTTATCGGGAGCAGGGGTATAGCGATCGCGAGATTCCTGCTTTGATTCTTGAGCATAATTTGTTTGGTTTGGATATTGACGATCGCGCGGTGCAGTTGGCTAGTTTTGCGATTTTGATGAAGGCGCGGGCTAGGGATAAGCGTTTTTTGCGGCGGGTGGCAGATTTACCGAGGTTAAATATTTTGTGGGTGCGGAATACGCGCCAGTTTTTTAATGAGAGGGAGTTGGCTGGCGTTGGGCAGGGGGCGATCGCTGATCATCAGATGTCTTTGGGGTTGGGGTTGGCGGAGCAGTTGCCTTTGGGTTATGTTGCGCCTATAGTGCGGGGTTCGTTGGTGAGTTTTTTAACTGAGAATAGAGCAATTTCAGGGGAGTTGTTGGCAATTTTGCGGGCGTTTGTGGATGCGGATCATTTGGGTAGTTTGATTGAGCCGCCTGTGTTTGATGCGGATCGCATCTATGCGGAGTTGGATCGGTTGGAGTTTGATTTTCCGATTTATCGGGATGATTTTGGGGTGTTGCGGGATGTTGTGCGCCAAGCGGTGTTTTTGCGCCGACAGTTTCGGGTAGTTGTGGCGAATCCCCCTTATATGGGAAGTAAATCTTTTAACGACAAGGTTAATACTTTTATTGCAGATAATTATAAAAAAGGTAAGTCTGATTTATTTGCGGCTTTCATTGAGCGTTTATTGCAAATGTCTGGTAAAGATGGCTTAGCGGCTATGGTAGTTATGCAATCTTGGATGTTTTTGAGTAGTTATGAAGAATTAAGAAACTATATTCTAAAAGACTATGAAATAACTTCTTTATTACATATGGATAATAATGTAATGAAGATCGCTTTTGGAACTTCTGCTTTTGTCACAAGAACAAAGCAAAGCAATAATTTTAAAGGTTCGTATACTTGGTTTGAAACGGATGATCTTGATGATGTTGGTGAAAAACCTAGAGTATTTCCTGCTCCTAATGAACGCAATTTAAAAGCACCAAATGGAACTAATATTTTTTACGCTTCTGCTCAAGATTTTGGCAAGATTCCATCGAGTGCGATCGCTTATTGGGTTAGCAAGCAATTACTAGAAGTCTTTTCAAAAGCTTCTCTTTTAGGTGATATAGCTAGTCCTAGACAAGGATTATCAACTACAGATAATAGTCAATTTGTACGATTCTGGTTTGAAGTTAAAAAAAGTAATATAGCGCTTAACTGTGCCAATAGACGAGATGCTCAAAAAAGCGCTCTAAAATGGTTTCCCTTTGATAAAGGAGGCGATTTTAGGAAATGGTATGGGAATAATATATTTATTGTGAATTGGCACAATGACGGAAAAGAAATTAAAGAAAATATTTTATCAAAATATCCGTATTTAAAAGGTAATCCAGATTTTGTTGCTAAAAATTCAGACTATTATTTTCAAGCTGGAATTACATGGGGAAAAGTAACTTCAGGAGCTTTTTCTACAAGATTTAGTGAGAATGGTTATATTTTTAGTGATGCAGGTATGAAAATATTTGTTTCTTCTTCTAAAACCACTCAATCTTTTTTAGGTTTATTAAATTCTAAAATTATAGAACAAGTCCTTTTGTGTATTTCTCCCACTCTTAATTTTGAGCAAGGTAGTATTTCACAAATTCCAGTTTTAGATGAGGCTTTTGACAGCCAAGTTGCAGAAAATGCTATTTCTATTTCTCGCCAAGACTGGGATAACTTTGAAACCTCATGGGACTTTAAAACCCATCCATTAACCCGATACAAAACAAACCTGATCCAACAAGCATTTGAGAACTGGCAACAACAATCAGAAAGCGCATTTCAACAACTCAAACAACTCGAAGAAGAAAACAACCGTTATTGGATCGCCGCCTACGGACTGCAAGACGAACTCACCCCCGAAGTTCCCGATGAACAGATCACCATCCGCCGCGCCGACCTCACCCGCGACATCAAATCCCTGCTCTCCTATGCAGTGGGTTGCATCATGGGGCGCTATGGGTTAGAGAGAGAGGGAATAAGATCCCCCCTAACCCCCCTTAAAAAGGGGGGAAAAGATGATCTTCAAGTTTCCATTCAAAAAGAAGAAGAAAAGAAAGAAAAAGAAGAAAACTCTTCTCCCCCCTTAAAAAGGGGGGCTGGGGGGGATCTCCCATCATCAGCCATCATCCCCATTACCTCCCAAGCCTACTTCACCGATGACATCGTAGACCAGATCATCGAATTTCTCAAAACCGCCTACAGCCCCCAACACCTCCAAACCAATCTCGACTACATCGCCAATGCCCTCACCCTCAAAACAGGCGAACACTCAAGAGATAGAATCCGCCGCTACTTCCTCGATGAATTTGTCAAAGACCACATCCAAACCTACAAAAAACGCCCGATCTATTGGTACTTTACCAGTGGCAAAAAGAAAGCCTTCGGCGCACTCGTCTACCTACATCGCTACGACACCACCACCCTCGCCCGACTCCGCACCGATTACGTCCTCGAACTCCAACGCAAACTCGACAGCGAGATTCAACGCGAACAACAAAACCTCGCGCTCCTCACCACCACCGCCGCCAAAAAAGCCAGCCAAAAACTAATCAAAGACCTGCAAGACCAACAACTCGAACTCCGTGAATATCAAGCCAAACTCCAACACGCCGCCGATAAGCGTATAGCGATCGATCTAGATGACGGCGTAGCCTATAACTACACCCTATTTGAAGGTTTAGTCTATGAAGGCGCAGAGTTAAAAATGGCAGATCTAAAGAAAAAGTCAGAATGGAAACGAAAAAATCCATAGGAACTAAACCCAATGCTCCAAACACTTGAAAAAAATCAAAATCTATCTCTGCTCCTGCAAGAGTTAAAAGTTAAATTACAAAACCTCTATGGTCAGCGACTGTACGCATTAATTCTCTTTGGCTCACAGGCAAGAGGCGAAGCCAATGCAGACTCCGACATTGATATCATGACAGTCCTTGAAGATCCCGTAAATGTCCTTGCCGAAATCAATCGCACCTCAGACATTTGCCATCACTTTCTCAATCAAAATGGCGAACTAATCTCCATCATCCCCACTAGCAAATCCAGTTTTCTCGCCTCTTCCATTTCCCTAATCAGAGTCGTCAAAAAAGAAGGAATCCTGTTATGAATGAAATAACACTGCTTTTATTGCCGACCAAGCCACAGCCGAAGCTGCGATCGCTAATGCTCAAAAGTTTATCGATGAAGTACAAAGAATTATGAATCTTAACTAACATTAAAACAATTCCTTATAAACCCATGACTATCCAAACCCTAACAAAACACTACACCACCGCCGAATACCTTGAACTAGAAGAACAATCGGCATCAAAAAACGAATACCACAATGGTGAAATTAGACCCATGACAGGAGGCACAACCAACCACAACACCATCACCCTCAATACCGCCCTATTACTCAAACTTGCCCTCAAAGGTCAACCCTACAAAGTATTCATGAACGATGTGCGTCTATGGATCGATCGCGATCGCTTTTACACCTATCCCGACCTCATGGTGATTAGCGACCAGCCCATTTATCAAAGCCAAAATCAAACCATCGTCACTAATCCCACCCTGATCGTTGAAGTTCTCTCCAAATCCACCCGCAACTACGACCTCGGCGAAAAATTTGGTTATTATCGCACCATCCCCACCCTGCGCGAATATCTTCTCATCGAGCAATCTCATCCCCAAATCCTGCACTATGCCAAAGTTGATACCAAATGGCTATTAACAGAATATGAAAACATCAGCGATCTAATTTCGCTTCAGTCAATACCCTGTGAACTAGCGATCGCCCAAATCTACGAAGATATCGAATTTTAAATTAACAACCAACTCTAATCCCGAAAAACCATGCGC includes:
- a CDS encoding nucleotidyltransferase domain-containing protein, with the translated sequence MLQTLEKNQNLSLLLQELKVKLQNLYGQRLYALILFGSQARGEANADSDIDIMTVLEDPVNVLAEINRTSDICHHFLNQNGELISIIPTSKSSFLASSISLIRVVKKEGILL
- a CDS encoding Uma2 family endonuclease; translation: MTIQTLTKHYTTAEYLELEEQSASKNEYHNGEIRPMTGGTTNHNTITLNTALLLKLALKGQPYKVFMNDVRLWIDRDRFYTYPDLMVISDQPIYQSQNQTIVTNPTLIVEVLSKSTRNYDLGEKFGYYRTIPTLREYLLIEQSHPQILHYAKVDTKWLLTEYENISDLISLQSIPCELAIAQIYEDIEF
- the pglX gene encoding BREX-1 system adenine-specific DNA-methyltransferase PglX, giving the protein MNRTAIRNFATWARTTLIEQVRSRLHSFGITEKRIVPAQNVAGGIVVNGQTLNGEDAEHYRQLKSLIDHSGLTGAALITKITEEIAYIWFNRLAALRYMEVNGYLSYRCLSSSDPNLVDPDILREVGAIAAAGDFEELDFAKLTVWRELAASQPNPDEWLYRKLLLLQCRDLSKAIACLFDRDKDYTLLFLPPNLLNSDSILKKLVSAIAEEDWLDIEIVGWLYQFYISEKKDEVIGAKSKVKAEDIPAATQLFTPHWIVRYMVENSLGRLWLEAHPESGLREKMPYYLERSPLAPLEKGGKDALQVPLYKGDLGGSLNQMEVRSPLTPLEKGGKDALQVPLIKGDLGGSLNQMEVRSPLAPLEKGGKDALQVPLYKGDLGGSLTPQDLTVCDPACGSGHILVYAFDLLFEIYREQGYSDREIPALILEHNLFGLDIDDRAVQLASFAILMKARARDKRFLRRVADLPRLNILWVRNTRQFFNERELAGVGQGAIADHQMSLGLGLAEQLPLGYVAPIVRGSLVSFLTENRAISGELLAILRAFVDADHLGSLIEPPVFDADRIYAELDRLEFDFPIYRDDFGVLRDVVRQAVFLRRQFRVVVANPPYMGSKSFNDKVNTFIADNYKKGKSDLFAAFIERLLQMSGKDGLAAMVVMQSWMFLSSYEELRNYILKDYEITSLLHMDNNVMKIAFGTSAFVTRTKQSNNFKGSYTWFETDDLDDVGEKPRVFPAPNERNLKAPNGTNIFYASAQDFGKIPSSAIAYWVSKQLLEVFSKASLLGDIASPRQGLSTTDNSQFVRFWFEVKKSNIALNCANRRDAQKSALKWFPFDKGGDFRKWYGNNIFIVNWHNDGKEIKENILSKYPYLKGNPDFVAKNSDYYFQAGITWGKVTSGAFSTRFSENGYIFSDAGMKIFVSSSKTTQSFLGLLNSKIIEQVLLCISPTLNFEQGSISQIPVLDEAFDSQVAENAISISRQDWDNFETSWDFKTHPLTRYKTNLIQQAFENWQQQSESAFQQLKQLEEENNRYWIAAYGLQDELTPEVPDEQITIRRADLTRDIKSLLSYAVGCIMGRYGLEREGIRSPLTPLKKGGKDDLQVSIQKEEEKKEKEENSSPPLKRGAGGDLPSSAIIPITSQAYFTDDIVDQIIEFLKTAYSPQHLQTNLDYIANALTLKTGEHSRDRIRRYFLDEFVKDHIQTYKKRPIYWYFTSGKKKAFGALVYLHRYDTTTLARLRTDYVLELQRKLDSEIQREQQNLALLTTTAAKKASQKLIKDLQDQQLELREYQAKLQHAADKRIAIDLDDGVAYNYTLFEGLVYEGAELKMADLKKKSEWKRKNP